A genomic region of Cotesia glomerata isolate CgM1 linkage group LG9, MPM_Cglom_v2.3, whole genome shotgun sequence contains the following coding sequences:
- the LOC123271159 gene encoding probable phospholipid hydroperoxide glutathione peroxidase isoform X2, translated as MSGNLDYKSAKSVHDFEAESIKGEKVPLEKYKGHVLLIVNVASKCGLTATNYKELNELYDQYAESRGLRILAFPCNQFNGQEPGGSEEICSFANRQKIKFDLFEKIDVNGETAHPLWKYLKQEKGGLLGSFIKWNFTKFIVDKDGKVVERHGPNVDPSSLVKHLEKYF; from the exons aTGAGTGGAAACTTGGATTACAAGTCGGCCAAGTCCGTCCATGATTTCGAAGCTGAATCCATTAAGGGGGAAAAAGTACCTTTGGAAAA gTATAAAGGCCACGTTCTGTTGATTGTAAATGTCGCATCTAAGTGTGGACTCACTGCTACTAATTACAAAGAACTGAATGAGCTTTATGATCAATATGCAGAGTCTCGtg gtctTCGTATTTTGGCATTCCCATGCAATCAATTTAACGGTCAAGAGCCCGGAGGCAGTGAAGAAATTTGCAGCTTTGCTAATCgtcaaaaa ATCAAGTTTGATTTGTTTGAAAAGATAGACGTCAATGGTGAGACAGCTCATCCACTGTGGAAGTACTTGAAGCAGGAAAAGGGCGGATTACTGGGAAGCTTTATCAAGTGGAACTTCACAAAATTCATCGTCGACAAAGACGGAAAAGTCGTCGAGCGACACGGACCAAATGTTGATCCAAGTAGCTTGGTGAAACATTTGGAGAAGTACTTTTGA
- the LOC123271159 gene encoding probable phospholipid hydroperoxide glutathione peroxidase isoform X1, with protein sequence MRFLKYPIIPAGLQQIRNLAVMSGNLDYKSAKSVHDFEAESIKGEKVPLEKYKGHVLLIVNVASKCGLTATNYKELNELYDQYAESRGLRILAFPCNQFNGQEPGGSEEICSFANRQKIKFDLFEKIDVNGETAHPLWKYLKQEKGGLLGSFIKWNFTKFIVDKDGKVVERHGPNVDPSSLVKHLEKYF encoded by the exons ATGCGTTTTTTGAAATATCCAATAATACCTGCCGGGTTGCAACAAATTCGAAATTTAGCAG ttaTGAGTGGAAACTTGGATTACAAGTCGGCCAAGTCCGTCCATGATTTCGAAGCTGAATCCATTAAGGGGGAAAAAGTACCTTTGGAAAA gTATAAAGGCCACGTTCTGTTGATTGTAAATGTCGCATCTAAGTGTGGACTCACTGCTACTAATTACAAAGAACTGAATGAGCTTTATGATCAATATGCAGAGTCTCGtg gtctTCGTATTTTGGCATTCCCATGCAATCAATTTAACGGTCAAGAGCCCGGAGGCAGTGAAGAAATTTGCAGCTTTGCTAATCgtcaaaaa ATCAAGTTTGATTTGTTTGAAAAGATAGACGTCAATGGTGAGACAGCTCATCCACTGTGGAAGTACTTGAAGCAGGAAAAGGGCGGATTACTGGGAAGCTTTATCAAGTGGAACTTCACAAAATTCATCGTCGACAAAGACGGAAAAGTCGTCGAGCGACACGGACCAAATGTTGATCCAAGTAGCTTGGTGAAACATTTGGAGAAGTACTTTTGA
- the LOC123271154 gene encoding lariat debranching enzyme — MRIAVEGCAHGELEIIYDILMDTEKSTGKKVDLLVCCGDFQSVRNAEDLNYMAVPDKYKELCSFHKYYSGEKTAPVLTIFIGGNHEASNYLQELPYGGWVAPNIYYMGYAGVLNVGGIRIAGISGIFKAQNLLAGHFEQPPYNGSTIRSVYHIRNLEVFRLKQLSGNIDIFLSHDWPCGITKYGNEKKLLRFKKHFQEDIENNALGSPPGMELLKHHYPSYWFAAHLHCKFAALVPNENRDKVTKFLALDKCLPKRKFLQILDIPHDETQSLSLSYDIEWLSVLLLTNYLLSVKNTPTYMPGPGGAGRWNFTPTEAEKNIVLEKFNDDLKVPLNFERDNELSWGIKNLPVNNQTKFFCEKLGIDDPSELIKLQQSRS, encoded by the exons atgagAATTGCTGTGGAAGGTTGCGCTCATGGAGAGCTAGAAATTATTTACGACATTCTAATggacacggaaaaaagtactGGCAAAAAAGTAGATTTATTGGTTTGTTGTGGTGATTTTCAATCAGTAAGAAATGCTGaagatttaaattatatgGCTGTTCCAGATAAATATAAAGAACTGTGTTCTTTTCACAA ATATTATTCAGGAGAAAAAACCGCTCCAGTGTTGACAATATTCATCGGAGGTAATCATGAGGCTTCTAATTATCTCCAAGAACTTCCTTATGGAGGATGGGTAGCTcccaatatttattacatgGGATACGCAGGGGTGCTAAATGTCGGCGGAATTAGAATTGCTGGCATTTCTGGAATTTTTAAGGCTCAGAATTTGCTCGCTGGACATTTCGAGCAGCCGCCTTATAATGGTTCAACTATTAGGAGTGTATATCATATTAGAAACCTAGAAGTCTTTAGGTTGAAACAG ttaAGTGGAAacatagatatatttttgtcCCATGATTGGCCTTGTGGAATTACAAAGTATggcaacgaaaaaaaattactgaggTTTAAAAAGCACTTTca aGAAGACATCGAGAACAACGCTCTAGGCAGCCCACCAGGAATGGAGCTCCTCAAGCATCACTACCCGTCATACTGGTTTGCAGCTCATCTTCACTGCAAATTTGCAGCCCTGGTCCCGAATGAGAATCGTGAtaaagtaacaaaatttttggctcTAGATAAGTGTCTGCCCAAGCGTAAATTCTTGCAAATTTTAGACATACCACATGATGAGACACAATCACTGTCTCTGTCGTATGACATAGAGTGGCTCTCTGTTTTGTTGTTGACAAATTATCTGCTTAGTGTTAAAAACACACCCACTTACATGCCAGGACCCGGTGGAGCCGGTCGTTGGAATTTCACTCCAACTGAAGCtgagaaaaatattgtgttggaaaaatttaatgacgATTTAAAAGTACCTTTGAACTTTGAAAGAGATAATGAATTGTCTTggggaattaaaaatttacctgTTAATAATCAAACTAAATTCTTTTGCGAAAAATTGGGAATTGATGATCCCAGTGAGCTTATAAAACTTCAGCAAAGTagaagttaa